A genome region from Erigeron canadensis isolate Cc75 chromosome 3, C_canadensis_v1, whole genome shotgun sequence includes the following:
- the LOC122592414 gene encoding pumilio homolog 5-like, whose translation MATESPIRIMEANEKWASQATFEELGLVLKGQNFQEKQRNSGPNRSGSAPPSMEGSFAAIENLMSRHKIAANASPNHAAESEEQLRSDPSYIAYYSTHVNLNPRLPPPIISDENRHLFRNVATMGNNPIFTSFEESAGLTQSNLSTHEEETDDDQSTKQENFTQDNQEGDDMGQNLYTNPDRSPIGNSENDVSTSAITDVDITSIANGMAAINMSSIPNTESQGQTYRQQRSMLQINIPPPQLVSQGQTFIGMNQFHQSPSNFEVQRVLQSSPYASSSAYMMPGNHVYQNMYFPQQYAVGGYPFNPPYVSGYLPTPPVHMPFDINASPTYVGQGQSQTSMQNLNKFYTHPGLPFQPPFAESLQLPTHGDDHIQKQQTFGVMGHSNLHPRRIDSTNPYYYGSPTHTGILQFPTTAYASPPVPRSPIGGVSLHRNGMRPYGGNQVFKDPKAYSFLEELKSGKGRRLELSDILGNIVEFCGDQHGSRFIQQKLEICSNEEKECVFKEVLPNASSLIIDVFGNYVIQKFFEYGSGEQRRELANQLEGQILPLSLQMYGCRVIQKALDVIELEQKIKLVRELDGHVLRCVRDQNGNHVIQKCIESIPMEKIKFVISSFRGQVASLSTHPYGCRVIQRVLEHSPDELQSQFIVDEILESVYTLAQDQYGNYVTQHVLKRGRPEERSQIVQKLAPHVVQLSQHKFASNVIEKCLEYGDSNARGVLIEEIVGLGDNSDNLLAMVKDQFANYVIQKILQTCTADQRELLLGRIKVHLNSLKKYTYGKHIVTRFEQLYGEEVQTSGS comes from the exons ATGGCAACTGAAAGCCCGATCAGAATCATGGAAGCAAATGAAAAATGGGCCTCACAAGCAACGTTTGAGGAACTGGGATTAGTGTTAAAGGGCCAAAACTTTCAAGAAAAACAGAGAAATTCGGGTCCTAATAGAAGCGGAAGTGCACCTCCTAGCATGGAAGGTTCATTTGCAGCTATTGAAAACCTCATGTCTAGACATAAAATTGCTGCAAATGCAAGTCCAAACCATGCTGCTGAGTCTGAAGAACAACTTCGGTCCGATCCTTCTTATATTGCATATTACTCTACCCATGTCAATTTGAACCCCAGACTTCCTCCGCCTATCATTTCAGATGAAAATCGACATCTATTTCGTAATGTAGCAACTATGGGAAACAATCCAATATTTACATCTTTTGAAGAGTCTGCTGGTTTGACTCAAAGTAACCTTTCAACTCACGAGGAAGAAACAGATGATGATCAATCAACGAAACAG GAAAATTTTACTCAAGATAATCAGGAAGGTGATGATATGGGGCAAAATTTGTATACTAATCCAGACAGAAGTCCAATTGGTAATTCAGAAAACGATGTATCGACTAGTGCTATTACTGATGTAGATATTACAAGCATAGCAAACGGAATGGCTGCTATTAATATGTCTAGCATCCCGAATACAGAAAGTCAAGGTCAAACATACCGACAACAAAGAAGTATGCTTCAAATTAATATTCCACCCCCTCAGTTAGTTTCCCAAGGTCAAACATTTATTGGCATGAATCAGTTTCATCAAAGTCCCTCAAATTTTGAGGTACAACGGGTACTACAATCGTCACCAtatgcatccagttcagcctatATGATGCCAGGAAATCATGTTTACCAAAATATGTACTTTCCTCAACAGTATGCAGTAGGTGGATATCCATTTAATCCTCCATATGTATCTGGATATCTCCCTACTCCCCCGGTTCATATGCCTTTTGATATTAATGCTTCTCCTACCTATGTTGGtcaaggtcaaagtcaaacttctATGCAAAATCTGAACAAGTTTTATACGCATCCTGGGTTACCATTTCAACCTCCATTTGCTGAAAGTTTGCAGCTTCCTACTCATGGAGATGACCATATACAAAAACAGCAAACCTTTGGAGTCATGGGTCATAGTAACTTGCATCCAAGAAGAATAGATTCTACAAATCCTTACTACTATGGAAGCCCAACTCATACGGGTATTCTACAGTTTCCAACCACAGCCTATGCTAGTCCACCTGTGCCAAGATCGCCAATTGGTGGGGTCAGTCTTCACAGAAACGGAATGAGGCCATATGGTGGAAATCAAGTTTTCAAAGATCCAAAAGCATATTCTTTTCTCGAAGAACTGAAATCCGGCAAAGGTCGTAGGCTTGAGCTTTCTGATATTTTAGGCAACATTGTTGAATTCTG TGGTGATCAGCATGGAAGTCGATTCATTCAGCAGAAATTGGAAATATGTAGCAATGAGGAGAAGGAATGCGTATTTAAGGAAGTTCTCCCTAATGCCTCTAGTTTAATCATCGATGTTTTTGGTAACTATGTGATTCAAAAG TTTTTTGAGTATGGTAGTGGTGAGCAAAGGAGGGAGCTTGCAAACCAGCTTGAAGGTCAGATATTGCCTTTAAGTCTACAGATGTATGGTTGCCGAGTCATCCAAAAG GCCCTTGATGTTATAGAGCTAGAACAGAAAATTAAGCTTGTTCGTGAGCTTGATGGACATGTTTTGAGATGTGTTCGTGATCAGAACGGAAATCATGTGATACAAAAGTGTATAGAGAGTATTCCAATGGAGAAAATTAAATTTGTAATTTCATCCTTCCGTGGTCAAGTTGCATCCCTTTCAACACATCCATATGGGTGTCGTGTGATACAG AGGGTACTAGAACACTCCCCAGATGAATTACAAAGCCAATTTATAGTCGATGAGATATTGGAATCCGTTTATACTCTCGCACAGGATCAGTATGGCAATTATGTAACTCAG CATGTTTTGAAGAGGGGAAGGCCCGAGGAAAGAAGCCAAATTGTACAAAAGTTGGCGCCGCATGTTGTACAACTAAGCCAACATAAATTTGCGTCTAATGTAATTGAAAAGTGTTTGGAATATGGTGATTCTAATGCTAGAGGAGTCTTGATTGAAGAGATCGTTGGTCTTGGCGACAATAGTGATAACTTATTG GCAATGGTGAAAGACCAATTTGCAAATTATGTTATCCAGAAGATTCTTCAAACATGCACAGCGGATCAGCGTGAACTGTTGCTTGGTCGTATAAAAGTCCATCTCAATTCATTGAAGAAATATACTTACGGAAAACATATCGTTACTCGTTTTGAACAATTATATGGGGAAG AAGTTCAGACGTCTGGTTCATAA
- the LOC122592945 gene encoding 18S rRNA (guanine-N(7))-methyltransferase RID2: MSSRPELQAPPEIFYDDVEARKYTSSSRIVGIQAELSERALELLALPDDDVPRLLLDIGCGSGLSGETLSENGHQWIGLDISRSMLDVALEREVDGDLILADMGQGLGLRPGVIDGAISISAVQWLCNADKSCHEPRLRLKAFFGSLYRCLSRGARAVFQLYPENNAQRELILGFAMRAGFAGGVVIDYPHSSKKRKEYLVLSCGPPSMTTTTPSAKGEDGNSCSNDDSSGDEENQTVSVSDRQRPRKKQKTTKKGKTRSWVLKKKEQMRSKGNVVPADTKYTARKRKARF; the protein is encoded by the exons ATGTCATCCCGGCCGGAGCTACAAGCACCACCGGAGATTTTTTATGACGATGTTGAAGCTCGCAAATACACTTCATCTTCTCGTATCGTTGGAattcag gcAGAGCTATCAGAGAGAGCACTAGAGCTACTTGCATTGCCTGATGATGATGTTCCTCGATTGCTTCTAGACATAG GTTGTGGTTCGGGTCTTAGTGGTGAAACATTATCTGAAAATGGACATCAATGGATTGGACTAGATATATCGCGTTCAATGCTTG ACGTTGCTTTGGAGCGGGAGGTGGATGGCGATCTTATACTTGCTGACATGGGTCAG GGACTAGGGCTCCGTCCTGGAGTGATCGATGGTGCCATCAGTATATCGGCTGTCCAG TGGTTGTGCAATGCTGATAAATCTTGCCATGAGCCACGACTTAGATTGAA GGCTTTCTTTGGTTCGCTTTATAGATGCTTGAGCAGGGGAGCTAGGGCCGTTTTTCAATTGTATCCAGAAAATAATGCCCAACGAGAGCTAATCTTAGGTTTTGCAATGCGTGCCGGATTTGCTGGCGGTGTTGTCATTGATTACCCCCACAG ctcaaagaaaagaaaagagtacCTTGTACTAAGCTGTGGGCCACCTTCTATGACCACCACCACACCAAGTGCCAAAGGTGAAGATGGAAACAGTTGTTCAAATGACGATAGTAGTGGCGACGAAGAGAACCAAACT GTGTCTGTCTCAGATAGACAAAGGCCAcgaaaaaagcaaaaaacaacAAAGAAAGGCAAGACAAGATCATGGGTATTAAAGAAAAAGGAGCAGATGAGGAGCAAAGGAAATGTTGTCCCTGCTGATACAAAGTACACCGCCCGCAAAAGGAAGGCTCGattttga